A single genomic interval of Panthera uncia isolate 11264 chromosome A1 unlocalized genomic scaffold, Puncia_PCG_1.0 HiC_scaffold_17, whole genome shotgun sequence harbors:
- the IGIP gene encoding IgA-inducing protein homolog encodes MCSYYHMKKRSVSGCNITILAVMFSHLSAGNSPCGNQANVLCISRLEFVQYQS; translated from the coding sequence atgtgcagttatTATCACATGAAGAAGCGCAGTGTGTCGGGCTGTAATATAACCATACTTGCTGTCATGTTCTCCCATCTCAGTGCTGGGAACTCACCATGTGGAAACCAAGCAAATGTGTTGTGCATCAGCCGGCTTGAGTTTGTTCAATATCAAAGCTGA